A window of Bacillus toyonensis BCT-7112 genomic DNA:
GCAAGTGCGCTTTTTTCTCGTCCAAATCCAATAATAGTAAGAATAACAGCAGTCCAAAATGATGCTTTCAGTAGTGTGAGTGTAGTAGGAGTTGAGTAATGAAGCCATGTTGTGGAAAGGATGAAACCAAAGAATGTAACTAAAATAAAAGCTGTAGCTAAATAGTTAATATGTTTACCATATCTTAATAGCATGTCGCACCTCCTTCTGTGAATGAAAATACAGAAAATTACAATTGAATTTTAATATAAATCACTATAAAAGGAAAGAGGTTGTCCTAACGTGTAGGACAACCTCTCTATCATTACGATAAAACAGCTTTAATTTTTTGGAATGCCCACTCTAAATCTTCTTCAGAGATTACTAGAGGTGGTGCGATACGAATTACATTTTCGTGTGTTTCTTTACATAACAGCCCAGCTGCTTTTAGTTGTTCACAGTAAGGACGAGCTGGCTCGTTTAATTCGATACCGATGAATAAACCTTTACCGCGAACGTCAGTAATCATTGGGTTATCAATTTCTTTTAATTGCCCAACTAATTTTTCTCCTAATTGAAGAGAACGCTCTGTTAATTTTTCTTCTTCTAACACTTCAAGAGCTGCGATAGAAACAGCACATGCAAGTGGGTTACCACCGAATGTAGAACCGTGAGAACCTGGCTCGAATACACCTAAAATATCGCGGTTTGCTGCAACGCAAGAGATTGGGAATACGCCGCCACCAAGTGCTTTACCAAGTATGTACATGTCAGGAGTTACATCGTCCCAGTCGCAAGCAAATACTTTACCAGTACGGCCTAAGCCTGTTTGGATTTCATCTGCTACAAATAAAACGTTTTCTTTTTTACATACTTCAAGAGCTTCTTTTAAGAAACCAGCTGGTGGAATGTTAATTCCTGCTTCACCTTGAATTGGCTCTAAAATGAATGCTGCTGTATTTGGTGTAATTGCAGCTTTTAACGCTTCTAAATCACCGTAAGGAATTACAATAATGCCAGGAAGCATTGGACCGAAGCCACGCTTGTACTCTTCGTTTGATGACATAGAAACAGCACCCATCGTACGTCCGTGGAAGTTATCTTCACAAACGATGATTTCAGCGCGGTTTGCTTCTACTTTTTTCACATCATAAGCCCAGCGGCGAGCTGTTTTAATTGCAGTTTCAACAGCTTCTGCACCTGTATTCATTGGAAGTACCATTTCTTTATTAGTTAGTTTCGCAACTTTTTCGTACCAAGGGCCTAATTGATCACTATGGAAAGCACGAGAAGTTAACGTAACACGATTAGCTTGGTCAATTAAAGCGTTAATAATTTTTGGGTGACGATGACCTTGGTTAACTGCAGAATATGCACTTAATAAGTCCATATAGCGATTTCCTTCAGGATCTTCTACCCAAACGCCTTCTGCTTTAGAAATAACGATTGGAAGTGGGTGATAGTTATTTGCTCCGTATGTGTCTGTAAGTTCGATAATATCCTTAGTTTGAATCATGATTGTTCCCCCTTTTGTTATTACAAGAAGTTTGTAAATACTCTAAATATTATATCATTTAAATGTAAAAAAGCGAAACATTTCCTGAAAATAAATGAACATGTTATCATATAGAGTGAAAAAGTGTGAAAAGAGGAGGTAGGGGATACGATGGTACATATGCATATTACAGCATGGGCGTTAGGTTTAATTTTATTCTTCGTTGCGTATTCACTTTATTCAGCAGGAAGAAAAGGGAAAGGTGTACATATGGGGCTTCGTCTTATGTACATTATCATTATTGTGACAGGTTTCATGTTGTACATGGGTATTATGAAGACTGCAACAAGTAACATGCACATGTGGTACGGTTTAAAAATGATAGCTGGTATTTTAGTTATCGGTGGAATGGAAATGGTTCTTGTGAAAATGAGCAAGAATAAGGCAACAGGGGCAGTTTGGGGATTATTTATTGTCGCACTAGTAGCGGTATTTTACCTTGGACTGAAATTACCGATTGGTTGGCAAGTATTCTAATAAAAAATAAAACCACCGTATCTCTCAAATGTTTGGGGGATACGGTGGTTTTTATTTTTATGTCGCATCGATATGCAACTCTTCTCCATTTACTTTCGTAAAACGGAAAATATTTTTATTTGAAGAAGAGTGACGAACGAAATGGTGCTGCAGTGTACAGATCATCTCTTCATTATCAAATAAAAGAATATTTACTCCCTCGCATGCTTCCTCTTTCGGTAAGAAGGATAAATAATTATGGCAATACATGCAATCATATAGAGAGTAATGAAGTGATTGCAATGATTCTGTTAATAACGCAAAAACAGAATCGGGTAATTCCTCAAGCCATTCATGATAGCTAAGGAGTAATTTTTTACGAATGCGTATCATTTCCCCGTTTTGGAGGGGATGTTGTTCATTTGCGATTTGCAATATGTTTTGTTCATAAAAACGAGCTGGTAGCCAGTTGTTGTTATATAAAACCTCAAAGCCATCTTCGGCAATATCTTCTAATAAAAATGCTTCGTCATTTTCATCATCAAAGAATACCCATTCATTGTTTATATATTCTACATTACCGACTGAATGAGCACGAGGCTGGTTATATAAAATATGTTTACGTTGTATCATACACGATTTCTCCTTTATGAAAAGTAGTTATTCTTGTTATAGACAGTTCGCGCGTTCTTTATAACTAGACACATCCGGACATAGGTGGGCATACAATAAAACACGTTTTACTGAGTGAAATTACTATTCCGTATACGGATGGTAGGTTATCGTCAAGTTTGTCATTTTTTTGTATCCGCACTTTTAGAGTGGGGATTACTGCACGTTCAGGAAAAGTAATAAGATGGAAGGATGATTTATATGTGCGGGATTACAGGATGGGTGGATTATAAACGCTCATTAGAAGGAGAAAGGGCCGTCGTTATGAAGATGGCTGAGACGTTAGCGAAGCGTGGCCCAGATGATAATAAAGTTTGGATTAAGGGTAATGTCGCGTTTGGGCATAAACGGTTAATCGTTGTTGACCCTGAGGGTGGTAAACAGCCGATGACTTGTTTAAAGGATGAAGTGAATTATGCAATTTGCTATAACGGCGAACTTTATAACACGGAAGACATTCGAAAGGAACTTTTAAGAAGAGGATATACGTTCAAAGGTCATTCTGATACGGAAGTATTATTAGCATCGTATATTGAATGGAAAGAAGAATGTGTCGATCATTTAAACGGTATATATGCGTTTGCTGTATGGGACGAACGGAAAGAACAAGTATTTATTGCAAGAGATCGATTAGGTGTAAAACCGCTATTTTATAAATATGATAGTGGACGATTACTATTTGGCTCAGAGTTAAAAGCGATACTAGCGCATCCTGATGTGAAGGCTGAAGTAACGTTAGAAGGGTTATCAGAAATATTCGGCCTCGGACCATCTAGAACGCCTGGTCACGGTATTTATGCTGGTATAAAAGAATTACGACCGGGCCACGCAATGACATTTTCAAAAAATGGTTTATGTATATGGAGATATTGGAATGTAGAAAGTAAAAAACATGAAGATTCCTTTGAAGAAACAGTAGAGAAAACACGCTTTTTATTACAAGATGCTATTACAAGGCAACTCGTTTCTGATGTACCGTTATGCACTTTTTTATCAGGTGGTGTAGATTCAAGTGCTATAACAGCAATTGCCGCAAAAGAATATGAAAGATCAGGGAAAGGGCCATTACACACGTATTCTATTGACTATGAAGATAATGAAAAATATTTTAAAGCAAATGCATTCCAACCCAATTCAGATGCGCCGTTTATTAACTTAATGACTGAAACGTTTCAAACGACTCACCATCGTTGCGTCATTTCAAATGAACTGCTAGCAGAGTGTTTAACAGAAGCGGTGCTCGTTCGTGATTTGCCTGGTATGGCAGATATCGATTCCTCATTATTATGGTTTTGCCGCGAAATTAAACAAGACTTTGTCGTCGGTTTATCTGGAGAATGTGCAGATGAAATCTTCGGTGGGTATCCGTGGTTTTATAGAGAAGATGATTTACAATCAAGTGCATTCCCATGGATGCGCTCTACAGAAGCACGTGAACAACTTCTGAAGAAAGAATGGAGAAGTAAATTAAATTTACAACAATATGTACAAAGGCGCTATGAAGAATCCATTCAAGAAGTTCCTATTTTAGAGGGAGAAAGCCCACTAGAAGCGAAGAGACGACAATTATTTTATTTAAACATGGTATGGTTTATGACAACATTATTAGACAGAAAAGACCGCATGAGTATGGGAGCAAGCTTAGAAGTGCGCGTTCCATTTGCGGACCACCGACTTGTCGAATATGCGTGGAATATTCCTTGGGAAATGAAAATGTATGAAAACCGCGAAAAAGGTCTATTGCGTAAAGCTTTAGAAGGGATACTTCCACATGACATTTTATATAGAAAGAAGAGTCCTTATCCGAAAACGCATAACCCGCATTATACAAAAGCGGTAACAGTATGGCTACAGGATTTATTAACGGATAAAGGCTCAATTTTGCATGAATTGTTTGATAAAGAGCAATTGAATGGATTAATCCACTCAGGCGGAAGTGCATTCCAAACACCTTGGTTCGGTCAATTAATGACTGGGCCGCAACTTCTAGCTCATTTAGCACAAATTCACGTTTGGTTTAAAGAGTATGGGGTAAATATTAAAGAATAGCAAAAAAGCGGCTTACATGTACGTGAGCCGCTTTTTTTATTAAATAAATTGTCATATAAAATTAAAAACCACCTTATAAATAATATTTATTTAGAATTATTATTTTGACGTACTTATTATTGCTTGTTATAATTGGAAACAAACGTTCTTGAAAAAGATTCTCATTTTCAAAAATTGAGGTGTGAAATAGATGGCAAAGAAAAAAATAGGTTTACTCGTAATGGCGTATGGAACGCCGGAGTCATTGGATGATGTAGAAGCGTATTATACACATATCCGTCATGGGCGTAAGCCAACAGAAGAAGCGCTCCAAGATTTAATCGGGCGTTATAAAGCAATTGGTGGAATATCACCGCTTGCGAAAATTACGAAAGAGCAAGCGCATAAATTAACGGATTCAATGAATAATATATTTACAGAGTATGAATTTACTTGTTACTTAGGATTAAAACATATTGCACCATTTATAGAAGACGCAGTAGAAGAGATGAAGAAAGATGGGATTGAGCATGCGATTAGTATCGTATTAGCACCGCATTACTCTACATTCAGCATTAAAGCGTATAATGAACGCGCGATTCGTCTTTCGGAAAAAATTGGTGGCCCTGTTATTGAACCAATTGAACAATGGTACGACGAATCGAAGTTTATTTCCTATTGGGCAGATCAAATAAAAGAAACGTTTACAAAAGTTAAAGATAAAGAAAAAGCAGTCGTAATTTTTTCGGCGCATAGTTTACCAGAGAAGATTATTGCAGCAGGTGACTCATACGTAGAGCAATTACGGCAAACAGCAGATTTAATTGCTACAGAAGCAGGTGTAAAGCACTATACAATTGGTTGGCAAAGTGCAGGAAATACACCAGACCCATGGATTGGACCAGATGTGCAAGATTTAACGAGAGATTTATTTGAAGAGCATGGATATGAATCTTTCGTATATTGCCCAGTTGGATTTGTGGCAGAGCATTTAGAAGTTTTATATGACAACGACTATGAATGTAAGGTTGTAACGGATGAATTAAACGCCCAATATTTTAGACCGAATATGCCAAATGCACAACCTGTATTTATTGATTGTTTAGCTGAAATTGTTTCCAAAAAAATGAAGGGAATAGTTGACAAAGATTTAGTTTTGAATAATAATTAGTTTATAATAATTTTAAATAAATAATAATTACTACGGAAGAAAGAGGAGGATCCCCAGATGAATCCAAATAATCGCTTAACAACAAACCAAGGTGCTCCAGTTGGAGATAATCAAAACTCTCGTACAGCTGGTCGCCGTGGACCGGTATTGTTAGAAGACTATCATTTAGTAGAAAAACTTGCACATTTTGATCGTGAACGTATTCCAGAGCGTGTTGTGCATGCGCGTGGTGCAGGTGCTCACGGTGTATTCGTAACGAAAAACAGCATGAAGCAATATACGAAAGCCGCATTTTTACAAAATGAAGGAACTGAAACGCCTGTATTTGTTCGTTTCTCAACGGTTATTCATGGTCAAGGTTCTCCGGAAACAGCTCGTGATCCACGTGGGTTCGCTGTTAAATTTTATACAGAAGAAGGAAATTACGATATCGTAGGTAACCACTTACCAGTCTTCTTCATTCGTGATGCAATTAAATTCCCTGATATGGTGCATTCTTTAAAACCAGCACCTGATACAAACATTCAAACGCCAGATCGTTACTGGGATTTCATGACGTTAAGTCCGGAATCTACACATATGATGACGTGGGTATTTTCTGATTACGGTACACCAGCGAGTTATCGTGAAATGGAAGGTTTCGGTGTCCATTCATTTAAATGGATTAATGCAGAAGGTAAAATCGTCTATATTAAATATCACTGGAAACCACAGCAAGGTGTACGTAACTTAAATGCAAAAGAAGTGCAAGAAGTGCAAGGGAAAGACTTCAACCATGCAACTCGTGACTTGTTCGATGCAATCGAAAAAGGAAATTATCCGAAGTGGGATTTACACGTACAAGTGATGCAACTAGATGAAACGGATTCTTTAGACTTTGATCCACTAGATCCAACGAAAGTATGGCCCGAAGATCGTTTCCCATTAATGGAAGTAGGAACAATGACGTTAAATCGTAATCCGAAAAACTTCTTCGCGGAAGTAGAACAAGTGGCGTTCTCTCCGAGTGCAACTGTAAATGGTATTGAACCATCTGAAGATAAATTATTACAAGGACGTTTATTCTCTTACCCAGATACACAGCGTTATCGCCTTGGTGCAAACTACTTACAAATTCCTGTAAACTGCCCATATGCAGCTGTTCATAACCAACAACGTGATGGTGCAATGCAAGTAAATCAAAACCCATCTACGGTAAACTACGAACCGAGCCGTCATACGGAAAATCCGGTTGAAGATCCAACTTACCGCGATTCAACTATGAAAGTAGAAGGCTACGTATCTCGTGAAAAAATTGAGAAACCAAATGACTTCAAACAAGCAGGGGAGCGTTACCGTTCATTTTCTAAAGAAGAGCAAGATAACTTAATTGCAAACTTAACAAACGACTTAAAAGACGTAAATGAGCGCACGAAATTATTAGCTGTTTGTAACTTCTTCCGTGCAGATCAAGAGTACGGTATGCGTTTAGCTCAAGCGTTAAATGTTGATATTACGCAATATGTAGGGAATGCTCCGAAATAAATAGAAAAAGACGACCGGTTTTCGGTCGTCTTTTTATGTGTAAAATAAGCTTTACACGGGGTATTTTTCGTTTTCATCATGTCGGAATTTGTTGGTAAATCGATATTTTGTGTCGAAACGTCGATATAATGAAAGAATCGCTGATATATTTAAAAAATCGTCGATATATCCGAATAATCGCTGATATATTCATGAATATACCAACTAGGGTATACCACCGACAGTATAATAAAAAGAGATGCAATCTACTAGTAGTAGATTGCATCTCTTTTTTAATTCACTCGCTCAGTATACTCATAAGCCTTCTCACCGTGCATCGAAATATCAAGTCCCATATGTTCTTCGTGCTCATCTACCCGAACAGGGAGGAAGTAGTTGATCGCTTTAATAATGGCGTATGTCATTATAATTGTGAATGCATATGTTGCTCCGATTGCGACAAGTTGTTTAAATAGTAAAGCTGCGTTTCCGTAAAACAGACCGTTAGCGCCATCACCGTTTACAGTAGTAGTTGCGAAAAGTCCAGTTGCAATACCGCCCCAAGTTCCTCCGATGCCGTGACATCCGAATGCATCAAGTGTATCGTCGTACCCAAATTTCGTTTTCAAGAAGAAGACAGCACCGAAACATAATACGCCCCCGATTGCTCCGATAAGAAGGGCGGAGAAAGGTGTAACAAATCCGCAAGCTGGCGTAATTGCGACTAAACCGGAAACAACCCCGCAAGCAGCTCCCATCGCAGTCGGTTTCGATTGGAAGAACCATTCAGATAGCATCCAAGTTAGAGCAGAGGCAGCGGCGGCTATATTTGTATTAATAAATGCAGTTAAAGCGACGTCGTTTAATGATAATGCACTCCCGACGTTAAAACCGAACCACCCGAACCATAGTAAACCTGCACCTAACATCGTAAATGGTAAATGGTGAGGAGAGGTACCGTTTATGTTTTTTCGTTTTCCGAGGAAAATCGCTAATACAAGACCAGCAACACCAGAAGTGATATGAACGACATTACCACCAGCGAAGTCTAACGCGCCAAGTTCTCTTAGCCATCCGCCAACGCCCCATACCCAATGAGCGACGGGATTGTAAACGAGTGTTGTCCATAGAAGAATAAAAATAAGAAAGGCAGAAAAACGCATTCTTTCAGCGAATGCACCTGAAATTAAAGCTGGAGTTAAAATAGCGAACATGAGTTGGAACATCATAAATAAATTGTGAGGAATAGTAGATGAGTAGTCTGGATTTGGTGCGTAGGTAACTCCGTTTAAGCCGAACCAATCGAGATTGCCTATAAGTCCGTGCCAATCTGGTCCGAAAGATAAAGAATAACCGATTACAATCCACTGAATTGAGACGATAGCCATTGCGCTGTAGCTGTGCATCGTTGTGCTCAATACATTTTTACTACGAACCATGCCTCCGTAAAAAAGTGCTAATCCTGGTGTCATTAACATGACCATTACTGTCGTTATAAACATAAAAACTGTATCTCCCGTATTCATTCAATCCCCTCCTATAATGTTAGAAAATATTACATTATTTGTTATGTTTCATATCATATTCGAAATTGAGGTGAAAATCAACTGAATTTTTAGAAAAATTTATTAATCATGTAAGAAAATCTAACATTATGTATTTTTGAAGGAATGAAATCAGCGTATGCGATTTGCTTGGATAATTGGTATAATATTCTTACAATTAAAAAACTTGGGGGATGCGTGTGGAAAAAATATGGACTAGGAACCTATTCATTTGTTTTTGTTTAGCTGTCGTTTTGTTTGTACCAATACATACTTTTGCAGATGAAAAAAGAGAGTGGCGAGATGAAGTCATATATTCGATTATGATTGATCGCTTCAATAATGGAGAACCGAAAAATGACAAGCAGTTAGACGTTGTTAATTTAGAAGGTTATCAGGGCGGAGATATAAGAGGGATTATAAAAAGGCTGGATTATATAAAAGAAATGGGTTTTACGACTGTTATGCTTTCGCCGCTTTTTGAAAGTGGACAGTATGATGGATTAGACGTGCGAAATTTTCAAAAAGTAAATGAACATTTCGGAACAGAAAATGATGTGAAAGAGCTTGTAAAAGAAGCTCACGAAAAAGGAATGAAAGTTGTATTTCAATTTCCATTTGGAGAAAACGAACAACAAGTAATCGACTCGATGAAATGGTGGGTAAAAGAAGTCGATTTAGATGGAAGTTATGTAATACATAGTGAAAAAAAGCCGCGTTCTTTCTGGGGTGACGTTCAAAAGGATATGCAAGTGATAAAGAAAGATTTTCGTATTATGACAAAAGAAGATAGTGAATACAATGAAAAAATAGTAGAATCGTTTTCCGAAGCGGATGTATCGGTGAAATCGTTATATGATGTGAGTAAAAAAGAAGAGGAGTTTGTTACGTTTTTAGATAATCAAGAAACAAAAAGGTTTGCACGTATCGCAAAAGAAAATATGTATTATCCGCCATCACGTTTGAAACTAGCTCTTACCTATTTATTAACATCACCAGGGATTCCGAATTTTTATTACGGAACTGAAATCGCATTAGATGGAGGAAGCGTACCGGATAATCGCCGATTAATGGATTTTAAATCAGATGAAAAGTTTATGCAGCACATAACAAAGCTTGGCGAACTTAGACAAATGAGACCATCTTTACGACGTGGTACGTTTGAACTTTTATATGATAAAGATGGAATGAGTATATTAAAACGAAAGTACAAAGATGAAGTAACATTAGTAGCAATTAATAATACGAAAGAAACACAAAAAGTTTCCTTACCTGCAAGTGCAATTGGTGAAAAACAACAGTTAAGAGGATTGTTAGAAGACGAAATTATAAGAGAAGAAAACGGGAAGTTCTATCTCGTTTTAAAGCGTGAAGAATCGAATGTGTATACTGTTAG
This region includes:
- the rocD gene encoding ornithine aminotransferase, whose protein sequence is MIQTKDIIELTDTYGANNYHPLPIVISKAEGVWVEDPEGNRYMDLLSAYSAVNQGHRHPKIINALIDQANRVTLTSRAFHSDQLGPWYEKVAKLTNKEMVLPMNTGAEAVETAIKTARRWAYDVKKVEANRAEIIVCEDNFHGRTMGAVSMSSNEEYKRGFGPMLPGIIVIPYGDLEALKAAITPNTAAFILEPIQGEAGINIPPAGFLKEALEVCKKENVLFVADEIQTGLGRTGKVFACDWDDVTPDMYILGKALGGGVFPISCVAANRDILGVFEPGSHGSTFGGNPLACAVSIAALEVLEEEKLTERSLQLGEKLVGQLKEIDNPMITDVRGKGLFIGIELNEPARPYCEQLKAAGLLCKETHENVIRIAPPLVISEEDLEWAFQKIKAVLS
- a CDS encoding YisL family protein translates to MVHMHITAWALGLILFFVAYSLYSAGRKGKGVHMGLRLMYIIIIVTGFMLYMGIMKTATSNMHMWYGLKMIAGILVIGGMEMVLVKMSKNKATGAVWGLFIVALVAVFYLGLKLPIGWQVF
- a CDS encoding DUF2777 domain-containing protein, producing the protein MIQRKHILYNQPRAHSVGNVEYINNEWVFFDDENDEAFLLEDIAEDGFEVLYNNNWLPARFYEQNILQIANEQHPLQNGEMIRIRKKLLLSYHEWLEELPDSVFALLTESLQSLHYSLYDCMYCHNYLSFLPKEEACEGVNILLFDNEEMICTLQHHFVRHSSSNKNIFRFTKVNGEELHIDAT
- the asnB gene encoding asparagine synthase (glutamine-hydrolyzing), which produces MCGITGWVDYKRSLEGERAVVMKMAETLAKRGPDDNKVWIKGNVAFGHKRLIVVDPEGGKQPMTCLKDEVNYAICYNGELYNTEDIRKELLRRGYTFKGHSDTEVLLASYIEWKEECVDHLNGIYAFAVWDERKEQVFIARDRLGVKPLFYKYDSGRLLFGSELKAILAHPDVKAEVTLEGLSEIFGLGPSRTPGHGIYAGIKELRPGHAMTFSKNGLCIWRYWNVESKKHEDSFEETVEKTRFLLQDAITRQLVSDVPLCTFLSGGVDSSAITAIAAKEYERSGKGPLHTYSIDYEDNEKYFKANAFQPNSDAPFINLMTETFQTTHHRCVISNELLAECLTEAVLVRDLPGMADIDSSLLWFCREIKQDFVVGLSGECADEIFGGYPWFYREDDLQSSAFPWMRSTEAREQLLKKEWRSKLNLQQYVQRRYEESIQEVPILEGESPLEAKRRQLFYLNMVWFMTTLLDRKDRMSMGASLEVRVPFADHRLVEYAWNIPWEMKMYENREKGLLRKALEGILPHDILYRKKSPYPKTHNPHYTKAVTVWLQDLLTDKGSILHELFDKEQLNGLIHSGGSAFQTPWFGQLMTGPQLLAHLAQIHVWFKEYGVNIKE
- the hemH gene encoding ferrochelatase, which encodes MAKKKIGLLVMAYGTPESLDDVEAYYTHIRHGRKPTEEALQDLIGRYKAIGGISPLAKITKEQAHKLTDSMNNIFTEYEFTCYLGLKHIAPFIEDAVEEMKKDGIEHAISIVLAPHYSTFSIKAYNERAIRLSEKIGGPVIEPIEQWYDESKFISYWADQIKETFTKVKDKEKAVVIFSAHSLPEKIIAAGDSYVEQLRQTADLIATEAGVKHYTIGWQSAGNTPDPWIGPDVQDLTRDLFEEHGYESFVYCPVGFVAEHLEVLYDNDYECKVVTDELNAQYFRPNMPNAQPVFIDCLAEIVSKKMKGIVDKDLVLNNN
- the katB gene encoding catalase KatB (Bacillus. Distinguish from KatB from KatA.), coding for MNPNNRLTTNQGAPVGDNQNSRTAGRRGPVLLEDYHLVEKLAHFDRERIPERVVHARGAGAHGVFVTKNSMKQYTKAAFLQNEGTETPVFVRFSTVIHGQGSPETARDPRGFAVKFYTEEGNYDIVGNHLPVFFIRDAIKFPDMVHSLKPAPDTNIQTPDRYWDFMTLSPESTHMMTWVFSDYGTPASYREMEGFGVHSFKWINAEGKIVYIKYHWKPQQGVRNLNAKEVQEVQGKDFNHATRDLFDAIEKGNYPKWDLHVQVMQLDETDSLDFDPLDPTKVWPEDRFPLMEVGTMTLNRNPKNFFAEVEQVAFSPSATVNGIEPSEDKLLQGRLFSYPDTQRYRLGANYLQIPVNCPYAAVHNQQRDGAMQVNQNPSTVNYEPSRHTENPVEDPTYRDSTMKVEGYVSREKIEKPNDFKQAGERYRSFSKEEQDNLIANLTNDLKDVNERTKLLAVCNFFRADQEYGMRLAQALNVDITQYVGNAPK
- a CDS encoding ammonium transporter, translated to MNTGDTVFMFITTVMVMLMTPGLALFYGGMVRSKNVLSTTMHSYSAMAIVSIQWIVIGYSLSFGPDWHGLIGNLDWFGLNGVTYAPNPDYSSTIPHNLFMMFQLMFAILTPALISGAFAERMRFSAFLIFILLWTTLVYNPVAHWVWGVGGWLRELGALDFAGGNVVHITSGVAGLVLAIFLGKRKNINGTSPHHLPFTMLGAGLLWFGWFGFNVGSALSLNDVALTAFINTNIAAAASALTWMLSEWFFQSKPTAMGAACGVVSGLVAITPACGFVTPFSALLIGAIGGVLCFGAVFFLKTKFGYDDTLDAFGCHGIGGTWGGIATGLFATTTVNGDGANGLFYGNAALLFKQLVAIGATYAFTIIMTYAIIKAINYFLPVRVDEHEEHMGLDISMHGEKAYEYTERVN
- a CDS encoding alpha-amylase family glycosyl hydrolase; translated protein: MEKIWTRNLFICFCLAVVLFVPIHTFADEKREWRDEVIYSIMIDRFNNGEPKNDKQLDVVNLEGYQGGDIRGIIKRLDYIKEMGFTTVMLSPLFESGQYDGLDVRNFQKVNEHFGTENDVKELVKEAHEKGMKVVFQFPFGENEQQVIDSMKWWVKEVDLDGSYVIHSEKKPRSFWGDVQKDMQVIKKDFRIMTKEDSEYNEKIVESFSEADVSVKSLYDVSKKEEEFVTFLDNQETKRFARIAKENMYYPPSRLKLALTYLLTSPGIPNFYYGTEIALDGGSVPDNRRLMDFKSDEKFMQHITKLGELRQMRPSLRRGTFELLYDKDGMSILKRKYKDEVTLVAINNTKETQKVSLPASAIGEKQQLRGLLEDEIIREENGKFYLVLKREESNVYTVSKETGVNWLFISLIVGVNVLFIAFLIAVKRKRR